One Mercurialis annua linkage group LG3, ddMerAnnu1.2, whole genome shotgun sequence DNA window includes the following coding sequences:
- the LOC126672673 gene encoding protein kinase STUNTED-like — protein LGDGKEKSELSWDVRFSIAIKIAEALNYLHNECSPPVIHRDVKSSNILLADEFQPQLSDFGLAIWGPTSSSFRNQGDVVGTFVYLAPEYFMYGKVSDKIDVYAFGVVLLELLSGRKPIGYQIPKGQESLVMWAKPIIDSENVKGILDPNSDENLDEAQRQRMVLAANLCITRAARLRQKMNEVLKLLRGDKDAVTWVTLRKKDLDDLDNQDGNDDAVYPDSCAESHLNLALLDVDDDLISFSSFERGNLQYIEEYMKDRWSRSSSFD, from the exons TTAGGTGATGGTAAAGAAAAATCTGAACTCTCATGGGATGTAAGGTTTAGCATTGCGATCAAGATTGCGGAAGCCTTAAATTACCTGCACAACGAATGTTCTCCGCCTGTTATTCATAGAGATGTCAAATCATCAAACATTCTTCTAGCAGACGAGTTTCAACCACAG TTATCTGATTTCGGGCTTGCAATATGGGGACCGACGTCTTCATCTTTCAGGAATCAAGGCGACGTAGTTGGAACATTCGTGTATCTTGCTCCGGAATATTTTATGTATGGGAAAGTCAGTGACAAGATTGATGTGTATGCCTTTGGTGTAGTTCTACTTGAGTTGTTATCAGGAAGAAAACCAATTGGATATCAAATTCCCAAAGGCCAGGAAAGCTTGGTGATGTGGGCAAAACCAATAATTGACAGTGAGAATGTAAAGGGTATATTAGACCCAAATTCAGATGAAAATCTTGATGAGGCTCAAAGGCAAAGGATGGTTCTTGCAGCAAATCTCTGCATCACACGGGCAGCTAGGCTGCGTCAAAAAATGAATGAG GTTCTGAAGCTTCTACGAGGCGATAAAGATGCAGTGACGTGGGTGACACTTCGGAAAAAGGATCTCGACGATCTTGACAACCAAGATGGTAATGATGATGCAGTTTATCCAGATTCTTGTGCAGAGTCACACTTGAATCTTGCATTGCTTGATGTGGATGATGATTTGATATCGTTTAGTAGTTTCGAGCGTGGAAATCTTCAATACATTGAAGAATACATGAAAGATAGATGGAGCAGATCATCAAGCTTTGATTag
- the LOC126671562 gene encoding probable RNA 3'-terminal phosphate cyclase-like protein: MGKISYKKLKGSQNFRQRLLLSTLSATPILIEDIRAENTLPGLTPHEISFLRLFESVSDDCHIEINETGTKLKYKPGIVMGGKHYVHDCGVSRAIGYFLEPLIVLALFAKKPLEIRLKGITNDTKDPCVDTFRSTSLPMLKQFGVPPEGLGLKIENRGSPPLGGGEVVLSVPVVQSLQAVNWIDEGMVKRIRGVTYSTRVSSQFENTMIHAARGIFNRLLPDVHIFTDHKAGLQAGNSPGYGISLVAETTTGCFISADTAISYARGDDLGELDDEKKELMPPEDVGKQIASVLLEEIEQGGVVDSTHQALLFLLSALCPQDVSKIRVGKLSPYGIETLRNIREFLGVKFVIKPDPSTGTVILKCVGCGLKNLSRKTS, encoded by the exons ATGGGGAAAATAAGCTATAAGAAGCTAAAAGGCAGCCAAAACTTCCGGCAGAGACTCTTATTATCAACCCTCTCCGCCACTCCTATTCTCATCGAAGATATTCGAGCCGAAAACACGCTGCCGGGCCTCACTCCCCACGAAATCTCCTTCCTCCGCCTTTTCGAAAGCGTCTCCGATGATTGCCATATCGAAATTAATGAAACCG GTACAAAGTTGAAGTACAAGCCTGGGATTGTAATGGGCGGAAAACATTATGTTCATGATTGTGGTGTTAGTAGAGCTATTGGGTATTTTTTGGAGCCATTGATTGTTCTTGCTTTGTTTGCTAAGAAACCCCTTGAGATTCGACTTAaag GGATTACGAATGACACTAAGGATCCATGTGTTGATACTTTTCGCTCTACTTCCTTACCCATGTTGAAGCAATTTGGAGTTCCGCCAGAAGGGTTGGGATTGAAAATAGAGAATCGTGGATCTCCGCCTCTTGGAGGTGGGGAAGTTGTTTTATCAGTTCCTGTTGTTCAAAGTCTACAGGCAGTCAACTGGATTGATGAGGGAATGGTTAAGAGGATTAGAGGAGTAACTTACTCTACTAGAGTGTCGTCTCAGTTTGAAAATACTATGATACATGCTGCCCGAGGAATCTTTAATCGTTTACTTCCAGATGTTCACATTTTTACTGATCATAAAGCTGGTCTTCAGGCTGGAAA CTCTCCTGGTTATGGAATTTCCTTGGTTGCTGAAACGACTACTGGATGCTTTATTTCTGCTGATACTGCTATTTCATATGCTCGAGGGGATGATCTAGGTGAACTGGATGATGAAAAGAAAGAGTTGATGCCTCCAGAAGATGTTGGTAAGCAAATTGCTTCAGTTCTTCTTGAAGAGATTGAGCAAGGTGGAGTTGTAGATTCGACACACCAG GCATTATTATTTCTTCTAAGTGCATTATGTCCGCAAGATGTATCAAAGATTCGTGTTGGGAAGCTCTCACCTTACGGAATTGAAACTCTGAGAAATATCAGAGAGTTTCTGGGGGTTAAATTTGTTATTAAGCCAGATCCCTCGACAGGGACAGTTATACTCAAATGTGTGGGATGCGGGTTGAAGAACCTCTCTAGGAAGACCTCATAA
- the LOC126672671 gene encoding uncharacterized protein LOC126672671: protein MGIVIRYVNKSGCIIERFLGLVHVTDTSAASLKKGIYYFFSKYGLSISSLRGQGYDGACNMRGEFNGLKSLILKENSQAYYIHCFAHQLQLTLVVVAKKHVSVSSFFNTVARLYNVVGGSCKCMDMLREKQIEKILQGIENDEIQTGRGLNQQRSLKRPSDTRWSSHYGTLMNIIHLFSSIIEVLEYIGENGKDDAQKAEAVDLLDIINRFEFAFVLHLMRKILGITHELSQVLQKKDQDIINAVNLVKVSKLHLQEMRDNGWEILLSTVSKFCSVEDINILCMEDVYAIRGRLRRRSKAITNLHYYQADLFYSVIDTQLHELNNRFDEANTDLLISMACLDPKGRFSSFDKNKLICLARFYPKDFSPISLIELECQLDTFIIDMRLDENVSEVVGIANLAQKMVATRKDDVFPLVYLLIKLSLTLPVATAIVERAFSAMNIIKSPLRNRMGDGLCNDCLVTYIEKDIFACITNETIMQRFQKMKNRRGML, encoded by the coding sequence ATGGGAATTGTTATTCGGTATGTGAATAAAAGTGGATGTATTATTGAACGTTTTCTTGGCCTTGTGCATGTTACTGATACAAGTGCTGCATCACTTAAGAAAGgcatttattatttcttttccAAATATGGATTGAGCATATCTAGTTTGAGAGGTCAAGGCTATGATGGAGCCTGTAATATGCGAGGTGAATTCAATGGGCTTAAAAGTTTGATACTAAAAGAGAACTCTCAAGCTTATTATATACATTGTTTTGCTCACCAACTTCAACTTACACTTGTTGTTGTTGCTAAAAAGCATGTAAGTGttagttctttttttaataCTGTTGCACGTTTATACAATGTTGTTGGTGGTTCTTGTAAGTGTATGGATATGCTTCGAGAGAAGCAAATAGAGAAGATTCTTCAAGGAATTGAAAATGATGAAATACAGACTGGAAGGGGTCTTAATCAACAACGGTCTTTGAAACGACCGTCAGATACTCGCTGGAGTTCCCATTATGGTACGCTAATGAACATTATACATCTTTTTTCTTCTATCATTGAGGTTCTTGAATACATTGGAGAGAATGGTAAAGATGATGCACAAAAGGCCGAAGCAGTTGATTTGTTAGACATTATAAACCGTTTTGAATTTGCATTTGTTCTACACCTTATGAGAAAAATATTAGGGATTACACATGAATTGTCACAAGTTCTGCAGAAAAAGGATCAAGATATCATAAATGCAGTTAATCTTGTTAAGGTTTCGAAGCTGCATTTACAAGAGATGAGAGATAATGGTTGGGAGATTTTGTTATCTACAGTTTCTAAATTTTGCAGTGTGGAAGACATAAATATACTATGTATGGAAGATGTATATGCAATTCGTGGTAGGTTACGGCGTAGATCTAAGGCAATTACTAATCTTCATTATTATCAAGCCGATTTATTTTATTCAGTGATTGACACACAATTGCATGAGTTGAACAATCGTTTTGATGAAGCGAATACAGATTTGCTTATATCGATGGCATGCTTAGATCCAAAAGGAAGATTTTCTTCGTTTGATAAAAATAAGCTGATATGCCTAGCAAGATTCTATCCAAAGGATTTTTCTCCAATTTCTCTAATTGAGCTTGAATGTCAGCTGGATACCTTCATTATTGATATGCGCTTGGATGAAAATGTTTCTGAGGTGGTGGGAATTGCTAATCTTGCTCAAAAGATGGTCGCGACAAGAAAAGATGATGTCTTTCCATTGGtgtatttattaataaaattgtctTTGACTTTACCAGTTGCTACTGCTATAGTGGAAAGGGCTTTTTCTGCCATGAATATTATCAAGAGTCCCCTACGTAATCGAATGGGTGATGGGTTATGTAATGATTGTTTGGTAACTTATATTGAGAAAGATATATTCGCATGCATCACCAATGAGACTATAATGCAACGattccaaaaaatgaaaaataggagAGGAATGTTATGA
- the LOC126671563 gene encoding vacuolar protein sorting-associated protein 2 homolog 2 yields MNIFKKKTSPKEALRTSKREMGVATRGIEREIASLQLEEKRLVAEIKQTAKTGNEAATKILARQLVRLRQQITNLQGSRAQIRGVATHTQALYASTSISTGMKGATKAMVAMNKQMAPTKQIKVIKDFQKQSAQLDMTIEMMSEAIDETLDKDEAEEETEELTNQVLDEIGVDIASQLSAAPKGRIASKAAPNAVKSSESPDVEDLEKRLASLRRI; encoded by the exons ATGAACATCTTCAAGAAGAAAACTTCTCCTAAAG AAGCTCTTAGGACCAGCAAGAGAGAGATGGGCGTTGCTACTAGAG GAATTGAACGTGAAATTGCATCGCTTCAACTTGAG GAAAAGAGATTAGTGGCGGAGATCAAGCAAACAGCTAAAACTGGAAATGAG GCTGCTACTAAAATCTTAGCACGCCAACTTGTTCGGCTACGGCAACAAATAACTAACTTACAAGGTAGTCGTGCCCAAATCAGAGGTGTAGCTACTCATACACAG GCACTATATGCTAGCACTTCAATTTCTACAGGAATGAAAGGTGCTACCAAGGCAATGGTGGCAATGAACAAG CAAATGGCTCCTACCAAGCAAATTAAAGTTATAAAAGATTTCCAGAAGCAGTCAGCACAGCTGGACATGACG ATTGAGATGATGTCAGAGGCTATTGATGAAACTTTAGACAAAGATGAGGCTGAAGAGGAAACAGAGGAACTTACTAACCAG GTGCTTGATGAGATTGGTGTTGATATTGCGTCTCAG CTATCTGCAGCTCCAAAGGGACGAATTGCATCAAAGGCTGCTCCTAATGCTGTCAAAAG TTCTGAATCTCCTGATGTTGAGGATCTTGAAAAAAGGTTGGCCTCCCTTCGACGCATCTGA